The stretch of DNA AAACTCCCCGGTTCCGGTTTGCTTTTGTTCATCGAACCACAAATTATGAAACGTCATGGTTGTTCCCTTCTTCAGCGCACCGAAATAAGGCTTTAGCTGCGTATGGCCTCTATAAAACTGCTGGTCGGGCGGCTGCATGTACACGGCATCGGGCGTGAAACAGGCCAATGCCTGCTGCGTATTTTGGGTTGTCCAGGCTGTTGCAAGCTGGTTCATCAATTCCCGAAAACGCGCGTCATCCATCGCTTGTTCATGTGGTTGACACGACAGCAAAGTCAGGATGAATAATCCCATAGCGAAAGTCATTTTCATACGCATCCGTTCGCGTTTGAATAGCTCTGACGTATAGATATGCACTGGCCGACTTAGGCATGATCCAGAATGAACCCGGCGTCGATGTTTAGCTTTGTGCGCAACTTTTTGGCTAATGCCAGATTGATTGAACGTTTGCCGCGTAGCACTTCTGATAAGCGTGTTTCGGGAATTTCCAGCAGAGCTGCCATATCCCGTTGACTGGCTTTGCGCTCATACATCTTAAACTGAATCATCTCCGGGATGCTTTGCGGGACTTTAATAGGCATCAATGGGAGACTGTCTTCATAGGCTTCAGCCGCTATCGATAGCCGGGCCAGTTCATCGCCTTCGTCGGGCATTAAGGCTGCAAAACCCCCACCCGCCGTCGCTTTCTGTAAGTAGGTTTCAATCCGGACCATTAAGGCCAGATACAGATAGTCCGTTTGGTTGGTTGGTGTCTGCATACCGGCAAAGTCAAATGGTTGTACAGTCAATTGTGAAGGTAGTACGTTTGTAAATATAGTCGAAACCCGGTCTGCTCATCTAACAAAATTAACGTTGAACCAGCAAGTTTAACCTGTTTATAACGCCACTTTACCAGCATGTGTGCGCAGAACAAAAATTTGGTGGTCTGTGTTTAACTTATACCATTTTGACTTGGCTATGACGTATTGCTGACGCGAGTGAGACGCAAAGGATTGCGTCTCTACGTCGGATGGTCAACCGTAGAGACGCAACCCTTTGCGTCTCCTCATGCGTCAGCAATACGTCATAGATGATTCCATTGGGTATTAGCTGAGACATAACGGCAAAACTACATAATGCAAAAGCAACTGGAAATAGAACCATTTAAAACCCACTTTGAAAAATTTCTCAATTTTTTGGGTCAGTACAATAAAAATCGTAGAGCTAATAAATGTGTTTTACATTTAGAGAAACCTTTAAAGGATGCTTCAAGTCAGGTTAGTTGGTTTTTAAAACGAAAATAAAAACCAACTTTTAACTAACTTTCTGCACAGAAATAATGGTGTGTAAGCCAAATTCAATTTGAACGTACTGTCTGGTTCTATCCATCAATTCAACATAAGCTGACTCTTCAAGACTCTTAGGCTTAACAGTTGACGATAAGGAGATGGCACAAAGGCGTATTTCCTAACTGGTCGGGCTGAACCCATGAAAAAAATGTCAGTTGACAGTCTAATGGCATGTAAATTAGTGCCAGATAACACGAAGCTAATGGACTTCGCAACCGATACCGACTGGACGGGCAACGGCTTCGCCATCGTTGAGCAGGCCCGCGCAGGCGTCAGCCGGGCCAGAGCCGATGAACTTGCCCGACCGCTGGGCCTGACCGACAAAGAAATGGCCCGGATGCTTAACCTCTCCGAACGGACATTCCACCGGCTGCGGCCCGACGCCCGTTTCGATAGCAACGCGTCGGAACGGCTCTTGTTGCTGGAGGTGCTGATTCAGCATGGCCTTTCGGTGTTCGATGGCCGGGCCGACGTGCTGGGCCGCTGGCTGCACGGCCCACTGCCCGAACTGCGCGACCAGGCCCCTGTTGTACTCTTGGACACCACTACCGGTTTTGGTATGGTGCATACCGTACTGGGCCGTATCGAACACGGCGTTTACGCCTGAGTTTCTACATGACAACCACCGCTTTCTGGCCGACTGGCTTAACCAGCCCGACAGGCTGGCTCTCGGCGTACCGTCGGCGGTGGTGCCCGACTCGTATAACATCCTGCTGCATCCGCTACACCCGGCCTACCGACGCGTTGAGGTTATACGCACGTCTGTCTTTCCTGTCGA from Spirosoma montaniterrae encodes:
- a CDS encoding RES family NAD+ phosphorylase — protein: MVWCIPYWAVSNTAFTPEFLHDNHRFLADWLNQPDRLALGVPSAVVPDSYNILLHPLHPAYRRVEVIRTSVFPVDARLWIS
- a CDS encoding antitoxin Xre-like helix-turn-helix domain-containing protein; protein product: MDFATDTDWTGNGFAIVEQARAGVSRARADELARPLGLTDKEMARMLNLSERTFHRLRPDARFDSNASERLLLLEVLIQHGLSVFDGRADVLGRWLHGPLPELRDQAPVVLLDTTTGFGMVHTVLGRIEHGVYA
- a CDS encoding helix-turn-helix domain-containing protein, coding for MQTPTNQTDYLYLALMVRIETYLQKATAGGGFAALMPDEGDELARLSIAAEAYEDSLPLMPIKVPQSIPEMIQFKMYERKASQRDMAALLEIPETRLSEVLRGKRSINLALAKKLRTKLNIDAGFILDHA
- a CDS encoding nuclear transport factor 2 family protein; amino-acid sequence: MKMTFAMGLFILTLLSCQPHEQAMDDARFRELMNQLATAWTTQNTQQALACFTPDAVYMQPPDQQFYRGHTQLKPYFGALKKGTTMTFHNLWFDEQKQTGTGEFTFGNTLTKSAVTGVAVVQLQNGKISFWREYFVKGPLDFREFISTENKAWKWHIGNYP